A region from the Streptomyces tsukubensis genome encodes:
- a CDS encoding MFS transporter, whose protein sequence is MAEYAAGAGDLGPERVRRARIALGAVFCVHGAVTGSFATRIPWIADHAGLGAGQLGLALAFPAIGASLAMPVAGAISHRLGARNALRWLLALWTLALTLPSLAPGLAGLCAALFVYGATAGTSDVVMNAIGVEVENRMERSIMSGLHGMWSVGALIGSAGGTLAAHLDTDARVHHAFAAAVLTVLGLVACRGVLDVRSRPGEEPPPHFAIPPKSAVIIGAIGFCAVFAEGASLDWSAVYLEDVLGASPALAAASTTAFALTMAVARLSGDRIVDRFGAVPTVRTGGALATAGGLLVVVASHPAVALTGFAFIGLGVAVVVPLAFAAAGHSGPRPAQAIAGVATITYTSGLIAPSALGAVADATSLVVSFGLVTVLAFGLIVGAGVLRPAGRSGAKSPADGPAVAEPGT, encoded by the coding sequence ATGGCGGAGTACGCGGCGGGCGCCGGGGACCTCGGTCCGGAGCGGGTGCGGCGGGCGAGGATCGCCCTGGGCGCGGTCTTCTGTGTGCACGGAGCGGTCACCGGAAGCTTCGCGACCCGGATTCCGTGGATCGCGGACCACGCGGGGCTCGGCGCCGGCCAGCTCGGCCTGGCGCTCGCCTTCCCCGCCATCGGCGCGTCGCTCGCGATGCCCGTCGCCGGGGCGATCAGCCACCGGCTCGGCGCCCGCAACGCCCTGCGCTGGCTGCTCGCCCTCTGGACGCTCGCCCTGACGCTCCCCTCACTCGCCCCCGGGCTGGCCGGACTGTGTGCGGCGCTCTTCGTCTACGGGGCTACCGCCGGTACCTCGGACGTGGTGATGAACGCCATCGGCGTCGAGGTCGAGAACCGGATGGAGCGGTCCATCATGTCCGGGCTGCACGGCATGTGGAGCGTCGGCGCACTGATCGGATCGGCGGGCGGCACGCTCGCCGCGCATCTGGACACCGACGCCCGGGTGCACCACGCCTTCGCCGCCGCGGTCCTCACCGTGCTCGGTCTCGTGGCCTGCCGGGGCGTTCTGGATGTACGGAGCAGGCCCGGCGAGGAGCCGCCGCCGCACTTCGCCATCCCGCCGAAGTCCGCGGTGATCATCGGGGCGATCGGTTTCTGCGCGGTCTTCGCCGAGGGCGCGAGCCTCGACTGGTCGGCGGTCTATCTGGAGGACGTCCTCGGCGCTTCGCCCGCGCTGGCGGCCGCTTCGACCACGGCGTTCGCCCTGACGATGGCCGTCGCCCGGCTGTCGGGCGACCGGATCGTGGACCGGTTCGGCGCGGTGCCCACGGTCCGGACCGGCGGTGCGCTGGCGACCGCGGGCGGACTGCTGGTCGTCGTCGCCTCCCATCCGGCGGTGGCCCTGACCGGTTTCGCGTTCATCGGGCTCGGGGTCGCCGTCGTCGTGCCCCTCGCCTTCGCGGCGGCCGGTCACAGCGGCCCCCGCCCGGCCCAGGCGATCGCGGGCGTCGCGACCATCACCTACACCTCCGGTCTGATCGCGCCGTCCGCGCTCGGCGCGGTCGCCGACGCGACCAGCCTGGTCGTCTCCTTCGGGCTGGTCACCGTGCTGGCCTTCGGACTCATCGTCGGCGCGGGGGTGCTGCGTCCGGCCGGACGGAGCGGGGCGAAGTCCCCGGCCGACGGCCCCGCGGTGGCCGAGCCCGGCACCTGA